Within the Molothrus aeneus isolate 106 chromosome 1, BPBGC_Maene_1.0, whole genome shotgun sequence genome, the region AACAAGGTTCAAAATCCATGCTTTTGATAGGATTTCgaaattttaaaagctgtctTTTTAGGAATCCTAAGTAGCAATTTCCTACATCTTAAAAAAAGCCTCAAACCAGAAAGATGCATATCAATGTAATCAGCAAAGAATTTAGATTCTGTTCACTCAAATCCACAGCTGGAAGAATTACTGCCAACTTTTAAACCAGTTTAGAACCCtaacatatttttattcttcattcttTCTAATGGAAATACGTCACAAATCTGTTCTAAACTatgtcataaaaatatttatattaggTATGACTTGAGAGAGGCTGAATTTTTTATCTAAACTAATAAACAGCATGGAATGAAAGTCCTTTTACTCCTGAGAGTCATAAAGTCACCCCATCTTGTCAATTATTGACAGCCTGCAGCCAGGGTGATGgtgaggaggcaggagggaagcCATTTCCAGGAGCTATCACAGGCACTTAAAGCCATGGTCACGTCTGACCACCATCCTGCCCTCCTGGCACTATGCAAGTGTTGCTGAATAGTTTGGTTGGCTGCTTAGCACAGGAGCAAACAGGAGGAGACAATACAACCGAGCTGTCAGTCACAGCTCTTGCTGTTAAGCTCCTCTACAACAGCCTTCCTGCCTTTGGAATGGCAAAGATCCAAAAAAGGTGGCCTCCCAAGAGGGATGGCCATTGCTGAAAGAATGCAGAAAATTCATCTGTAGGCATCTTACAGATTAGCCTGTCACCATCAGACAaatcaaagaaaaggaaaggtaaTAGAAAAGTGTCAAACTTTTTGTTTATACCTTATGTGCTTTACAATTAACACTTCATAGCACACTGAAAAGCTACTCCAGCTTTTCTTCCTCAATCTTttctcacttgtttttaaaatggattaGCTGAGTTTTGGCATAACTAACTGCCCAAGATCACAAAGAGCAGTGACTGGAAGAGAATGCAGTGCCCTCCACTCTCAGAAGAAAGTTATGAAAATCCATGTTGAATTTAGAGTATAATTAAAAGGGGATGGAGACATAATTCAgtacaaaaaaatgaaaatagggaaaagctgaaaaacgGGAAAATTTTACCTAGCTTTTTTTAAAGCCTGAGTTCTGCACTTTGGAATGGGTTGGGGTTTCTTACAAATCCATTCACCATGTTTATAACCACTGCCTCTACAAGTACTCTGTAATGTTTTTAATGCTGTGAGCACTCTATCACAGACAGGCTGGAATTCACTGGCATTGTAGCTACCATGCTGACCACTTGTAAGAGCTGCAGAATTCAGTGGGAAGAAAGTCTCTTGTAGACTAAACTGTCATAGTGTATATGTGATAAATTGCAACAATATAAGTTGTAACATATTCTTGCAGAGCAACTAGCAAGACTGCAGCtttattttgttgggtttttttcccttggtatGGGAATGTTTGGAGGATTAGGACCTTGTCCTTGTTTTCTTCTGGTCACAGAACTAATGTGTACCAGATAAACAGGAATTTAAAAATTGGCAACTACattaattaacttttaaaacTGCCATGCATATTCATCCTCTGAATCTTTCTACTACCTGATGAGCTCTGCCTTTATTCATAACCACTGCTATGCTGGTCACTCTATGTCAGAAAAAACCCCGACCATACAAGCAATGTGCCTTAGATCTGGCAATCCTGTGGATATTTTCACAATGATATCACCTCCTGCTCACAATGACTATAATAACTAATTTTAGTTTCCTCACCAGCCATagcaaaacctcccaaaatcaCTTCATCATCAGGGTCGCAGACCCACTTCTCACAGCACTCTCCAGGGACTTCGACTTTCCTGGGGAAGGGGCAGTCGGGGCCGGGGAGCAGCAGGTCCAGGTTGCAGCGGGGCAGGCAGCCGATCTGGCCGTCGCGGCAGGTGCACTGGTActtgcagctgggctggaacgTCTCCCCATTGCGATAAATCATCCCATCGAACACGCAGTTGTCCCCCTCCAGCACTAGTGGGAAAAGGGGAGGCATTTCGCAGAGGCAGAGGGCGCTGGGGCAGTCCCcggccctcccagcccctgggcgGCCGCACGGGCGCCTCCCGCAGCATCGGGGCAGCGCCGGTGGTGCTGAGGATCGGCCGCTTCGCCGGAGGGCGGCCGGGAGAACAGAACCGCGGGGCAGCGACACCCGCGGCGGGCCGGGCGTCCGGGGAGGGTGTCCCGGGGAAGGTGTCCCGGCCACAGACGGGgacgccccggccccgccgccacctACCCATGCAGATGCCGGCGGCCGCGCCGTCCTCGGGGCCGCGGTCGCAGTAGAGGCCGCTGCTCTCGTCGCAGGGCAGCAGCGCGGAGCACGGCTCGCCGCGCTGCCGGGCGCAcaccaggcagcaggagcagccgtCCAGCACGGCGGGCACGCCCGGGGCGCAGCGCGGCGGCTCGGCCGGGCAGCGCCCGCACGGACGGGGACACGCCGGCTCCCGGCCGCTCACCTGCGGGGACACAGCGGCCCCGGGGGCCGGGTCACGGGGCCGGACCGGCCGCCCGTTCCCCCCGGCCGCGGGCCCCGCCGGGCGCCCCGCACTTGCCTCGCACGGccggagcagcagcagcagcagcagcagcggcagcatcAGGACGGGCAGGTGCTGCCCGCCGCCCGTCGCCATGGTCCAGACCGCCGCCTGCCCGCCGCCCGCTCGGCTCTGCCGGCAGAGCCATCGCAGCCGCTTTTATAGAGGCGGTCGGGGACCCCCCTCCGCCACCACCCCCGCACGGCGGGCACCGCGGGCCGGAGGCGGGGAGCTGGAGCCCGGCCGGGCCCTCCGCTCCCCCCGCTCCCTCCGCCACCTGCCCCGGCGGCGCCGAgccgctgccctgccctgcccggcgcCGGGCGCGACCCCTGTGCCGGGGGCGGTGCACGGAGCGGGGAGCGGATCCGGCCCCTGCCCGGGGGTAGGGCTGGCCCAGTGCTACCCCCGGGGGGGCTGCCGCCCTCTGCCGGTCCCTACGGGCCCTTTCCCGTCCCTGTGCCCGCAGTGTCCATCCCCGGGCCGCACGCCGCGGGCTCGGTGCTGCCTCGCGGCTCCGCGGCTGCTCCGCGGTCTCTGGCACCGCCAGCCTGGCCGGGCAGTGCTTGGCGCTGGGGACCAGCCACCCCAAAGCCAAACGCCTCTCGGGGCTATTCTGCTCCTGGCCCCGGCCTTGAAGTGTTTTGAGCTTGGTGGGCATTGAACTCTCCAGTTTTGTGTCGCGGGCACTGCTCTTTACTGGAGAGGCGCAGGTGGATCAGCTGATGGGAAACAGATGCTGCATAGGgagtcctccctgctctgtgcagctcgGTGTGTGTGAGTGGTCACAGACTATTCAGTGCCTACACCGTGTATGCAACCGCAGG harbors:
- the CCN3 gene encoding CCN family member 3; this encodes MATGGGQHLPVLMLPLLLLLLLLRPCEASAGRPAGPAAGGNGRPVRPRDPAPGAAVSPQVSGREPACPRPCGRCPAEPPRCAPGVPAVLDGCSCCLVCARQRGEPCSALLPCDESSGLYCDRGPEDGAAAGICMVLEGDNCVFDGMIYRNGETFQPSCKYQCTCRDGQIGCLPRCNLDLLLPGPDCPFPRKVEVPGECCEKWVCDPDDEVILGGFAMAAYRQEATLGIVSDSSANCIEQTTEWSACSTSCGMGFSTRVTNRNQQCEMVKQTRLCMIRPCENEESSDKKGKRCVRTKKAARALRYEYRNCSSVQTYRPRFCGLCGDGRCCTPHSTKTIHVHFRCPQGTLLKKPVMLINTCVCHSNCPQGNMVFFQPSDPTSGEAKL